One genomic window of Sodaliphilus pleomorphus includes the following:
- a CDS encoding alpha/beta fold hydrolase — MEKTYLDASADGLRLATSVIKPEGRPVGVLQLAHGMCDHKERYYPFMQHMAQHGYVCVVHDHRGHGETVKTPGDLGYMYSGGWRAMVEDLHIVNQWIHRQYSTLPLFMLGHSMGSMVARSYAKRYDSTIDTLIVCGSPSRNPAVGLARLLARLCTLLAGGHSRPQLLQRLTFGTFNRPFRHEGYPQAWVCSDAATLKAYHADPLCTFTFTANGFENLFALMQDCYSPRGWAMANPTMPVYFISGALDPCRLSDKAFHAAASLMTKMGYLHVSERLYPGMRHELLAETDRQQVWRDVLHALNTWQ, encoded by the coding sequence ATGGAAAAGACCTATCTCGACGCCTCGGCCGACGGCTTGCGGCTGGCCACCTCGGTCATCAAGCCCGAGGGCCGCCCCGTGGGCGTGCTGCAGCTGGCCCACGGCATGTGCGACCACAAGGAGCGCTACTACCCCTTCATGCAACACATGGCACAGCACGGCTATGTGTGTGTCGTGCACGACCACCGCGGCCACGGCGAGACCGTGAAGACCCCCGGCGACCTGGGCTACATGTACTCGGGCGGCTGGCGGGCAATGGTCGAAGACCTGCACATCGTGAACCAGTGGATACACCGCCAGTACTCCACGCTGCCGCTCTTCATGCTGGGCCACAGCATGGGCTCGATGGTGGCACGCTCCTATGCCAAGCGCTACGACAGCACCATCGACACCCTCATCGTGTGCGGCAGCCCCAGCCGCAACCCCGCCGTGGGCCTGGCCCGCCTGCTGGCCCGCCTGTGCACCCTGCTGGCAGGCGGCCACTCGCGCCCGCAGCTGCTGCAGCGGCTCACGTTTGGCACCTTCAACCGCCCCTTCAGGCACGAGGGCTACCCGCAGGCATGGGTGTGCAGCGATGCAGCCACACTCAAGGCCTACCACGCCGACCCGCTGTGCACATTCACCTTCACGGCCAACGGCTTTGAAAACCTCTTTGCCCTCATGCAAGACTGCTACTCGCCCAGGGGCTGGGCAATGGCCAACCCCACCATGCCCGTCTATTTCATCTCGGGAGCCCTCGACCCCTGCCGATTGAGCGACAAGGCCTTCCACGCCGCAGCCAGCCTGATGACCAAGATGGGCTACCTCCACGTGAGCGAGCGCCTGTATCCCGGCATGCGCCACGAGCTGCTGGCCGAGACCGATCGCCAGCAAGTGTGGCGCGACGTGCTCCACGCCCTCAACACCTGGCAGTAA
- a CDS encoding right-handed parallel beta-helix repeat-containing protein yields the protein MKKFFTLLLVAAATVGTMSATFVSAGTGRAYTFAQLAAIDTSGVTATDSGYVVTADFTIAAGDTLRLMNNDKVLLGDKVMVSVNGYADFAVPDTAVITRATATAAPKGFKVYDTNSGMTMKNVTMEYAGINFGSTNGHLAIDHCTFTLYNGKINSGSVVNYSSSCDGNTVTGSYFVDNTVSALGNGANTPVGLVVDNCVFLRNTTSKRNRPQINMTCGGPYDITITHNKVIGLAETTLAGGIGLSNMLGLAYTGKVTVKGNDIEDNRYGVAMIGPMNLYIEDNMIKNNNYESNPNNGGSGISIYDSSNKGNVRIKGNHIENSLWGITVIGAPTVNAGKTQVAADDPDYNPGENVLVNNGNNGELYDLYNNGTGTIYAQGNTWNVATQDSVSIEKVVFHKADNDALGLVIFMPAHQPNTGVGTVTTAAQVVETRYYNLQGIYSREPLEGLNIKVTRYSDGTARSEKIVK from the coding sequence ATGAAGAAATTCTTTACACTTCTCTTGGTTGCAGCAGCAACCGTGGGCACCATGAGTGCCACCTTTGTGAGCGCCGGCACCGGCAGGGCCTACACCTTTGCCCAGCTGGCCGCCATCGACACCAGCGGTGTCACGGCCACCGACAGCGGCTATGTCGTGACAGCCGACTTCACCATCGCCGCCGGCGACACCCTGCGCCTGATGAACAACGACAAGGTGCTGCTGGGCGACAAGGTGATGGTCTCGGTCAACGGCTATGCCGACTTTGCCGTGCCCGACACCGCCGTCATCACCCGCGCCACAGCCACGGCAGCCCCCAAGGGCTTCAAGGTGTATGACACCAACTCGGGCATGACAATGAAAAACGTGACTATGGAGTATGCCGGCATCAACTTTGGCAGCACCAACGGCCACCTGGCCATCGACCACTGCACCTTCACCCTCTACAATGGCAAGATCAACAGCGGCTCGGTCGTGAACTACAGCAGCTCGTGCGACGGCAACACCGTGACTGGCAGCTACTTTGTCGACAACACCGTGAGCGCACTGGGCAACGGCGCCAACACGCCTGTGGGCCTGGTGGTCGACAACTGCGTGTTTCTGCGCAACACCACCAGCAAGCGCAACCGCCCGCAAATCAACATGACCTGCGGCGGCCCCTACGACATCACCATCACCCACAACAAGGTGATAGGCCTGGCCGAGACCACACTGGCAGGCGGCATAGGCCTGAGCAACATGCTGGGCCTGGCCTATACCGGCAAGGTGACCGTGAAGGGCAACGACATCGAGGACAACCGCTATGGCGTGGCCATGATAGGACCCATGAACCTCTACATCGAGGACAACATGATCAAAAACAACAACTATGAGTCCAACCCCAACAACGGCGGCTCGGGCATAAGCATCTACGACTCCAGCAACAAGGGCAACGTGCGCATCAAGGGCAACCACATCGAAAACAGCCTGTGGGGCATCACCGTGATTGGCGCTCCCACCGTCAACGCCGGCAAGACCCAGGTGGCTGCCGACGACCCCGACTACAACCCCGGCGAGAACGTGCTGGTGAACAACGGCAACAACGGTGAGCTCTACGACCTCTACAACAACGGCACAGGCACCATCTATGCCCAAGGCAACACCTGGAACGTGGCCACCCAAGACAGCGTGAGCATCGAGAAGGTGGTGTTTCACAAGGCCGACAACGACGCCCTGGGCCTGGTCATCTTCATGCCGGCCCACCAGCCTAACACCGGCGTGGGCACCGTGACCACCGCTGCTCAGGTCGTTGAAACCCGCTACTACAACCTGCAGGGCATCTACAGCCGCGAGCCCCTCGAGGGCCTCAACATCAAGGTGACCCGCTACAGCGACGGCACTGCCCGTAGCGAGAAAATCGTGAAATAA
- a CDS encoding zinc ribbon domain-containing protein — MPDIKCPHCGSLVPQGSKFCNNCGAPLDQEIQCPHCNSVIPANSVFCPVCHNIVGKAADAGGDQQQSATAQAGQGQHTTRNTIIILAVLAFVGLIVVKQCFFSGSRDVTPDEVSITGDNANNNTIDIFNRTLEANNLKGDGDKIAYAMRVMDKNGKEDKIIGVTYLNDDQHPFFKIYTLTQNGANWDIKLNKTKYLNGNNLIFDPAELRAGDAIPYSDNINGKNYFYFAYLTVPQKQQGTVGTLTAVLFDIEAGDIVSQIDFNGNIATSSSSGQQELQVTGTSTVNGILATRLKEWASNIGYLHIPTPEEIAAQKAEQEKAAAEKAHADSVARGLINPGAGGESLVDPNDLETGEEVKMNVQQYDKSKPLFHADEFSKKVKAPGYTVFLLKNGRVYAFSKRSNTNFEVHYGGSGATDIGWEDSERGIINIRTPQGKYQYNLSTNTAKKIE, encoded by the coding sequence ATGCCCGATATCAAATGTCCACATTGTGGCAGCCTGGTGCCCCAAGGCTCCAAGTTTTGCAACAACTGCGGTGCCCCGCTCGACCAGGAAATCCAGTGCCCGCACTGCAACAGCGTCATTCCGGCCAACTCGGTCTTCTGCCCGGTGTGCCACAACATAGTGGGCAAGGCTGCCGATGCCGGCGGCGACCAGCAGCAGAGCGCCACCGCGCAGGCCGGACAGGGGCAGCACACCACGCGCAACACCATCATCATTCTGGCCGTGCTGGCCTTTGTGGGGCTCATCGTGGTCAAGCAGTGCTTCTTCAGCGGCAGCCGCGACGTCACCCCCGACGAGGTGAGCATCACCGGCGACAACGCCAACAACAACACCATCGACATCTTCAACCGCACGCTCGAGGCCAACAACCTCAAGGGCGACGGCGACAAGATTGCCTATGCCATGCGCGTGATGGACAAAAACGGCAAGGAGGACAAAATCATAGGTGTCACCTACCTCAACGACGACCAGCACCCGTTCTTTAAAATCTACACCCTCACCCAGAACGGTGCCAACTGGGACATCAAGCTCAACAAGACCAAGTACCTGAACGGCAACAACCTCATCTTCGACCCCGCCGAGCTGCGTGCCGGCGACGCCATCCCCTACAGCGACAACATCAACGGCAAAAACTACTTCTACTTTGCCTACCTCACCGTGCCGCAAAAGCAGCAGGGCACCGTGGGCACGCTCACAGCCGTGCTCTTCGACATCGAGGCCGGCGATATCGTGTCGCAAATCGACTTCAACGGCAACATCGCCACCAGCAGCTCCAGCGGCCAGCAAGAGCTGCAAGTGACCGGCACCTCGACAGTCAACGGCATCCTGGCCACCCGCCTCAAGGAGTGGGCCTCCAACATAGGCTACCTGCACATCCCCACACCCGAGGAAATCGCCGCCCAAAAGGCCGAGCAGGAGAAAGCCGCTGCCGAGAAGGCCCATGCCGACTCGGTGGCACGCGGGCTCATCAACCCGGGCGCAGGCGGCGAGAGCCTCGTCGACCCCAACGACCTCGAGACTGGCGAAGAGGTGAAGATGAACGTGCAGCAATACGACAAGAGCAAGCCGCTGTTTCACGCCGACGAGTTCTCCAAGAAGGTGAAAGCCCCGGGCTACACCGTGTTTCTGCTCAAGAACGGCCGCGTCTACGCCTTCTCCAAGCGCAGCAACACCAACTTTGAGGTGCACTACGGCGGCAGCGGCGCCACCGACATTGGCTGGGAAGACTCAGAGCGAGGCATCATCAACATACGCACACCCCAAGGCAAGTACCAGTACAACCTGAGCACCAACACCGCCAAGAAAATAGAATAG
- a CDS encoding DNA polymerase III subunit gamma/tau yields MSENYIVSARKYRPSTFSTVVGQQALTHTLKTAIASHRLAHAYLFCGPRGVGKTTCARIFAKAINCEHLTPEGEPCNECESCRAFNEQRSYNIVELDAASNNSVDDIRGITDQVRIPPQVGRYRVFIIDEVHMLSTAAFNAFLKTLEEPPEYAIFILATTEKQKIIPTILSRCQIYDFNRIRVPDIVKQLQYICKDRGVEAETAALNVIAEKADGAMRDALSIFDQVSASSEGHITYQSTIDNLNVLDYDYYFRLDEAFLKADVPAALLIYKEIRDKGFDSQFFVNGLAQHMRNLMVASNQLTVKLLEMNDDVAGRFVEMAARFSPGFFYRAMDLCNYCDLNYRDASNKIFIVELTLIKICQLLGTPLPPTGGSPTRLKKTPAAPATPPAAQAPAPSPAPPAQASAHLAASSSPAAPAAAPQRAATSVSGPAAGPAAHHPRAVIKTPHIYINNTAAAAAERTGQQGPAPAGTQGASRREPFTAQQVAAAWQGYIAAHPHDRLVINIMKTVTPKQIDAENYEITVNDAQYDFINNTMSKILAHVRDAVKNDMLAIAVKLGKSGQAPKIWTDREIVDDLRKHHPEMDEVIKDWGLGLA; encoded by the coding sequence ATGAGTGAAAACTATATCGTATCGGCCCGCAAGTACCGTCCCAGCACCTTCTCGACCGTGGTGGGGCAGCAGGCGCTCACCCACACGCTCAAGACGGCGATAGCCAGCCACCGGCTGGCTCATGCCTACTTGTTCTGCGGCCCGCGCGGCGTGGGCAAGACCACGTGTGCGCGCATCTTTGCCAAGGCCATCAATTGCGAGCATCTCACCCCCGAGGGCGAGCCGTGCAACGAGTGCGAGTCGTGTCGTGCCTTCAACGAGCAGCGCAGCTACAACATTGTGGAGCTCGACGCGGCCAGCAACAACTCGGTCGACGACATACGCGGCATCACCGACCAGGTGCGCATTCCGCCGCAGGTGGGGCGCTACCGCGTGTTTATCATCGACGAGGTGCACATGCTCTCGACGGCGGCCTTCAACGCCTTTCTCAAGACACTCGAGGAGCCGCCCGAGTATGCCATCTTCATCCTGGCCACGACCGAGAAGCAGAAGATCATACCCACCATCTTGTCGCGGTGCCAGATTTACGACTTCAACCGCATACGCGTGCCCGACATTGTGAAGCAGTTGCAGTACATATGCAAGGACCGCGGCGTTGAGGCCGAGACGGCAGCGCTCAACGTGATTGCCGAGAAGGCCGACGGGGCCATGCGCGACGCGCTGTCGATATTCGACCAGGTGTCGGCCTCGAGCGAGGGGCACATCACCTACCAGAGCACCATCGACAACCTGAATGTGCTCGACTACGACTACTACTTCAGGCTCGACGAGGCCTTTCTCAAGGCCGATGTGCCTGCGGCATTGCTCATCTACAAGGAGATACGCGACAAGGGCTTTGACTCGCAATTCTTTGTCAACGGTCTGGCCCAGCACATGCGCAACCTCATGGTGGCCAGCAACCAGCTCACGGTGAAGCTGCTCGAGATGAACGACGATGTGGCCGGCCGCTTTGTGGAGATGGCTGCACGGTTCTCGCCAGGCTTCTTCTACAGGGCCATGGACTTGTGCAACTACTGCGACCTCAACTACCGCGATGCCAGCAACAAGATATTTATCGTTGAGCTCACGCTCATCAAGATATGCCAGCTGCTGGGCACGCCGCTGCCCCCCACGGGCGGCAGCCCCACCCGGCTCAAGAAGACGCCCGCCGCCCCTGCCACCCCGCCAGCGGCTCAGGCACCGGCGCCCTCGCCAGCCCCGCCAGCCCAGGCCAGTGCGCACCTGGCAGCCTCATCATCGCCCGCTGCCCCTGCTGCCGCACCGCAGCGGGCAGCGACGAGCGTGAGCGGCCCGGCGGCAGGCCCGGCTGCCCATCACCCGCGGGCGGTGATCAAGACCCCCCACATCTATATCAACAACACGGCCGCTGCCGCGGCCGAACGCACCGGCCAGCAAGGCCCGGCGCCGGCGGGCACGCAGGGCGCGTCCCGTCGCGAGCCCTTCACGGCCCAGCAGGTTGCAGCGGCCTGGCAAGGCTACATCGCGGCTCACCCCCACGACCGGCTGGTGATAAATATCATGAAAACCGTGACGCCCAAACAAATCGATGCCGAGAACTATGAGATCACCGTCAACGACGCCCAGTATGATTTCATCAACAACACCATGAGCAAGATACTGGCTCACGTGCGCGACGCTGTGAAAAACGACATGCTCGCCATAGCTGTGAAGCTGGGCAAGAGCGGTCAGGCTCCCAAGATATGGACCGACCGCGAAATCGTCGACGACCTGCGCAAGCATCACCCCGAGATGGACGAGGTGATCAAGGACTGGGGCCTTGGCCTGGCCTGA
- a CDS encoding outer membrane beta-barrel protein yields the protein MKKIHLSILLLLCALCASQAQAASTINGMLVDARDTTALIAATVKLLKAGRDSTYVDGMVTDAKGIFNLKGVKPGHYIIKCSYLGYDNATRRVTVGTDGRDVNVGLIALDMSGKMLDEVVVQGVKTPITVKEDTIEYNADTYKTQANAVVEDVLKRLPGVEVGSDGKITANGKQVTKILIDGKEFFSDDPTVASKNIPAGMVDKLQVIDRKSDLARLTGVDDGDDETVINLTVKKGMNNGWFGTASAGYGTDGRWKGNLMANYFNSGNQYTLMAGGNNVNDLGFTDGGAGRFTRFGGSKGVTKSQYLGFNFNVGTNDSPDGDHDKLRAGGDILYSHSDRDAHSTTARQYLFADSTSYYNAMSSARDKGHNLRGDFRLQWRPDSANTIEFRPNFSFNFSKSWKADSSMTRAGDLAMSPVNRSLSSYYNDGKSYELAGQLVWTHNFLSHPGRSLSAQLRYNYSKVNEDGTTYTRNSYFLKSDDDQDQTIDQIYENHRRTNGVNGRITWTEPLGNVKRGNFITIAYSGNYRRSRASKLVYDITRDSTAMPAPGINDVMASMMSDAGFRSLVRAYYGNDALTTSGVVLASILDYELGPELERTFNESLSNRFSNTYYDQAVQVGLRKVNKNYNLNVGFTVNSAMSKSTDLIDAQRNIPARWAWSVAPFARLRYKFSKTRNLGFDYRMRSTQPSLTQLQPVADRSNPLNVTVGNPALKPTFTHRINLRYADFAQRAQRSIMAMIAASFAQNSIISKTAYDSSTGGRTTTYDNVNGVWNAMGMGMMSFPFTRSKVMYFTTNLMTRFAANKGYNNNQLNTSNTWTLNLSPGLAFRNGYFDIELRPRYSYQTIHNSLSTVKATDLHTYGGQCNASYTAPFGLMLSSDLSYSATSGYASGYNTKQWLWNASLGYSFLAGKQATLQVSVFDILNQRRNVSRNVTAAYVEDLAYNSLARYAMVTFTYKFSSFKQGEQPRDRNERRGPHGHNFGGRPPMGPPPHAGFGGE from the coding sequence ATGAAAAAAATACATCTGTCCATCCTGCTGCTCCTGTGCGCCCTGTGCGCAAGTCAGGCCCAGGCCGCATCTACCATCAACGGCATGCTGGTCGACGCCCGCGACACCACAGCCCTCATCGCCGCCACCGTGAAGCTGCTCAAGGCGGGGCGCGACAGCACCTATGTCGACGGCATGGTGACCGACGCCAAGGGCATCTTCAACCTCAAGGGCGTGAAGCCGGGCCACTACATCATCAAGTGCAGCTACCTGGGCTATGACAACGCCACGCGCCGCGTCACCGTGGGCACCGACGGCCGCGACGTGAACGTGGGCCTCATCGCCCTCGACATGAGCGGCAAGATGCTCGACGAGGTGGTGGTGCAGGGCGTGAAAACCCCCATCACCGTCAAGGAAGACACCATCGAGTACAATGCCGACACCTACAAGACCCAGGCCAACGCCGTGGTCGAGGACGTGCTCAAGCGCCTGCCTGGCGTGGAAGTGGGCAGCGACGGCAAGATCACTGCCAACGGCAAGCAGGTGACCAAGATACTGATCGACGGCAAGGAATTCTTCAGCGACGACCCCACGGTGGCCTCCAAGAACATACCGGCCGGCATGGTCGACAAGCTCCAGGTCATCGACCGCAAGAGCGACCTGGCCCGCCTCACCGGTGTCGACGACGGCGACGACGAGACGGTGATCAACCTCACCGTGAAAAAGGGCATGAACAACGGCTGGTTTGGCACCGCCAGCGCCGGCTACGGCACCGACGGCCGCTGGAAGGGCAACCTCATGGCCAACTACTTCAACAGCGGCAACCAGTACACCCTTATGGCTGGAGGCAACAACGTCAACGACCTGGGCTTTACCGACGGCGGCGCCGGCCGCTTCACCCGCTTCGGCGGCTCCAAGGGCGTGACCAAGTCGCAATACCTGGGCTTCAACTTCAACGTGGGCACCAACGACAGCCCCGACGGCGACCACGACAAGCTGCGCGCCGGCGGCGACATCTTGTACTCTCACAGCGACCGCGACGCCCACAGCACCACCGCGCGGCAATACCTCTTTGCCGACTCCACCAGCTACTACAACGCCATGTCGAGTGCCCGCGACAAGGGCCACAACCTGCGCGGCGACTTCCGCCTGCAATGGCGCCCCGACTCGGCCAACACCATCGAGTTCCGCCCCAACTTCTCGTTCAACTTCTCCAAGAGCTGGAAGGCCGACTCCTCGATGACCCGCGCCGGCGACCTCGCCATGAGCCCCGTGAACCGCAGCTTGAGCAGCTACTACAACGACGGCAAGAGCTACGAGCTGGCCGGACAGCTCGTGTGGACCCACAACTTCTTGTCGCACCCCGGCCGCAGCCTGAGTGCACAGCTGCGCTACAACTACAGCAAGGTGAACGAGGACGGCACCACCTACACGCGCAACTCCTACTTCCTCAAGAGCGACGACGACCAGGACCAGACCATCGACCAAATATATGAAAATCATCGCCGCACCAACGGCGTGAACGGCCGCATCACCTGGACCGAGCCCCTGGGCAACGTGAAACGCGGCAACTTCATCACCATCGCCTACTCGGGCAACTACCGCCGCAGCCGGGCCAGCAAGCTCGTCTACGACATCACACGCGACAGTACCGCCATGCCCGCTCCCGGCATCAACGACGTGATGGCCTCGATGATGAGCGATGCGGGATTTCGCAGCCTGGTGCGCGCCTACTATGGCAACGATGCCCTCACCACGAGCGGCGTCGTGCTGGCCAGCATCCTCGACTACGAGCTGGGGCCCGAGCTGGAGCGCACCTTCAACGAGAGCCTGAGCAACCGCTTCAGCAACACCTACTACGACCAGGCCGTGCAAGTGGGATTGCGCAAGGTGAACAAGAATTACAACCTGAATGTGGGCTTCACGGTGAACTCGGCCATGTCGAAGAGCACCGACCTCATCGACGCCCAGCGCAACATACCCGCACGCTGGGCCTGGAGCGTGGCCCCCTTTGCCCGCCTGCGCTACAAGTTCTCCAAGACACGCAACCTGGGCTTCGACTACCGCATGCGCAGCACGCAGCCCAGCCTCACCCAGCTGCAGCCCGTGGCCGACCGCAGCAACCCGCTCAACGTCACCGTGGGCAACCCCGCGCTCAAGCCCACCTTCACCCACCGCATCAACCTGCGCTACGCCGACTTTGCTCAAAGGGCCCAGCGCAGCATCATGGCCATGATAGCCGCCAGCTTCGCCCAAAACAGCATCATCTCCAAAACGGCCTACGACAGCTCGACCGGCGGCCGCACCACCACCTACGACAACGTGAACGGCGTGTGGAACGCCATGGGCATGGGCATGATGAGCTTCCCCTTCACCCGCAGCAAGGTGATGTATTTCACCACCAACCTCATGACACGCTTTGCTGCCAACAAGGGCTACAACAACAACCAGCTCAACACCTCCAACACCTGGACCCTCAACCTGTCGCCCGGCCTGGCCTTCCGCAACGGCTACTTCGACATCGAGCTGCGCCCGCGCTACAGCTACCAGACCATCCACAACAGCCTCTCGACCGTCAAGGCCACCGACCTGCACACCTACGGCGGCCAGTGCAACGCCAGCTACACAGCCCCCTTCGGGCTCATGCTGAGCAGCGACCTCAGCTACAGCGCCACCTCGGGCTATGCCAGCGGCTACAACACCAAGCAGTGGCTGTGGAACGCCTCGCTGGGCTACTCCTTCCTGGCCGGCAAGCAGGCCACGCTGCAGGTGAGCGTGTTTGACATTCTCAACCAGCGCCGCAACGTGAGCCGCAACGTCACGGCCGCCTATGTCGAGGACCTGGCCTACAACTCGCTCGCACGCTATGCCATGGTCACGTTCACCTACAAGTTCTCGTCGTTCAAGCAGGGCGAGCAACCCCGCGACCGCAACGAGCGCCGCGGCCCGCACGGGCACAACTTCGGCGGGCGACCGCCCATGGGGCCGCCGCCACACGCAGGATTCGGTGGGGAGTGA